DNA from Aggregatimonas sangjinii:
CATCGGAAATCGCCAATGGTCGCATAAGTCGGATGATAAACGGTGAAATAGAGCAAATAGCGACCAATCTGCATCGACCAGTGTACACTGAAATTTCGGATTTGAACGGTGATGGCGTCATGGAACTATTGGTAAGTGAATTTGGAAATTTGACAGGTCGGTTGTCTCTGTGGTCGAGAAAGAAGAGATTGAGCTATGAAGAAGAAGTATTGCTCAATCAGCCTGGGGTCATACGGACTAAAATACGTGATATGAATAGTGACGATAAGGCCGACATTATGGTAATGACTACCCAGGGAAGTGAAGGAATAACCATTTTATATCAAATGAACGACATGGAGTTTCGGGCTGAGCAGGTGCTGCGCTTTAGCCCGATCTACGGAAGTAGTTGGTTTGAATTAGTGGATTATAACGGCGATGGCTTTGATGATATCATTACCGTGAATGGGGATAATGCAGATAATACCTATATCCAAAAACCTTATCATGGCCTTCGGGTCTATCTCAATGACGGTAGGAACATCTTTGAAGAGCGCTATTTTTATCCGTTGAATGGAGCTACAAGAGTAGTCGCCAATGATTTTGACCAGGATGGCGATATCGATTTTGGGGTAGTTGCATCATTCCCTGATTACGAGCAATGTCCGGAATGTTCTTTTGTATATTTAGAAAACACGGATTCTAAGAATTTCGTTTTTAAAAGCCATACCCTTGAAACGTCCGATTTGGGTAGGTGGTTGCTTTTGGCCTCCGGAGATATTGACAACGATGGTGACGAGGATATGGTACTGAGTTCTTTCACGTACTCGTTCACACCAGTACCTGAAAGTCTTTTGAGTAAATGGCAAAATTCAAACACTGATATTCTCATTCTTGAAAACAATCTACTCCGATAACGAGGATTCACCTTTTTTAATCGGGCTTTCTTGAGTTTTAAACCATACAAAGTTCCTAAAAGTATTTTTCGGGATTTGAGGGATTCAGAAGTTAACTTCTCTCGTTAACTCACCTTTATGGCTATAAAACGTTACTCTTTTGATTGCACCGTTTATCTCAAGAGTTCTACTTGACTGGGACAAAAAGCTACTACCCCTATAATATTCTCTTTTTTGGGTACTACCGTCCGCAAATTCTATTTTGGCACTTACTTCATTGGCTTCAAGCGAAATCAATCTCATTGTTGGTTTTTGCGTGTTTTTAAAAACGCGTAACGAATCATTATTTTGGGACGCCACCAGCAACAATTCGTTGTTTTGATAGTTTAGCGATACTAGGGCCTTGCCGTCTCCGGGAACGTAAAAATGACTCTCGCCCAACGAAAGTGCCTCAAAACCTCCTTGACCGTTATTTCTTAGCGTGAGCCCCATAAAGGCATCGGCTCTGCCTTGTTGGGTCTCCATACCAAAATCATTTCCTACCATTAAAAGATCGGTGAATTCATCATCGTCGATGTTAGTGGCAATTATGCCATATACAGGTGCCAACTGCGTTTCAAACGGCAGTGAATGCATTATAAACTGATCATTTCCTAAATTTTCGACCCAGACCGTTTGCATGTAGTTGAGTTCAAAAACGGCGGCGCCATCCAATAATCCGTCTGGGAACATTTCCGGTAAGGTGGCGGACCCGAACTCACCAAAAGAATTGAACCGCTTTCGAATACCTACATACTGGGCGGTAACATCTTGCCATGGATGGTACAAATATTCCTTTTTTACACCTATACTATCCCTTAAATAATAGGACATCATCGGATCGATAGTGCCATTTTGATCTAAATCTTTGCCATAGACCCGGATAGGTTGATCGGTATCCCCCTTAAAATTGATATTCCGACCTACATTGCCAGCAACATAATCCATGTCACCATCGTTGTCGACATCAATGCTGAATAGACTATTCCACCAGCCGGAGTTTTTCTCAAGACCCGTTTTTGCTGTAATTTCTGTGAGTTTACCGTTTACATTTTTAAAAAAACGCAAGGGCATAAGTTCGCCAGCTAGAATCAGATCGGGCCAAGAATCGTTATTGAAATCCGTCCAAAGGGCATCACAAAGTAGCCCAGGAGACAAAAGATTTTGGGTAACCTCCATCGTCACCTCTGTAAAAAGGGGGCTTCCTTTCTCACTATCATTTCGCAAAATATAGCTCCGGTCGGCAAGGGGATAAGAAAAGGGAAGCACACGACTCCCGACAAAAAGGTCTAAATCTCCATCTCGATCATAATCGGCTGCTTTTATCACCGAGGAATTACTTTTCATAACCGGAAGGGCATTTTCTGTTTCACTAAAATTACCTTTACCGTCATTCTTGTAAAGTACGTCTTGATATCGCCCATCAGCTATGGGGAACTGCCCACCACCCCTGGCAATATAAAGGTCTAAATCCTCATCACCATCGGCATCGAAGAGCAGGGTGGCCGTATCTTCGGAAGTCATTTTCGATTTGTAGGAGACAGGCCTTTGTATAAAAGAACCATCAGGCTTTTGAAGAAACCATTTTTCACTAAATCCGCTGCTACCACTTACGAACATATCATCCAAACCATCGTTGTTGATATCGCCGACTGCCAGTGACGGACCGTATTGGGAGAATTTATGAGGCAAAGTCCTTTGAAAATTAAAATCGATAAAATCCTTCTCGTCCGCAAAGTGTTTCAAATTCAAGGAATCCGAAATTTCGGCAAAAAGTGGATTGATACTAGGCCTCTCGAATGTCGGGAGATTAGTGGATTCGAGTTTATAGGAAATTTTCAATATTTTATCGACCCCGATATTTTGCATTTTTTGGATTCTTCCGTTGGGCCATCTCACATGAATACTGTCGACAACCGAAACGTCACCCAAACCAAAGTGTAGTGTCAGTTCCGGTTGGGAAAGGTAACCCCGGCCCGATAGAACTGACTTTTGCTGAGGGCCATCAGCGGTGTGCACAACCACCAAGGCACCAATTGCAGCGCTGTTCGGCTGTTCTCCTCTCAATTTTATTCTTAAGTAGTGGTTCTCCGTATTAAGTATTTCCGACTTGTTCTCCAATAATAATGCAGGGTCATTGATGTTGTTGACGACCAGGTCTAAATCCCCGTCATTGTCCAAATCGCCATACGCAGCACCGTTGGAATAGGTGCCAAAATCTAATCCCCAATTTTTGGTAGCATCTTCAAAATTTAACCCTCCATTATTTTTGAAAATGAAATTGGGAACCTTTATCTCCGGGATCGCTGCTATCAATTGTTCTTTGTTCACAAAGCGGCTCATGGTCACCTTGAAATCCCCGAAATCGCGATCGGTTACATCTTTTGGAAAACCGTTCGTAATGAGAAGGTCTTGCCATCCATCATTATCATAATCCCCGAAAAGAGGCGCCCAGCTCCAATCGGTCTCTTGTATTCCGGAGAACATTCCTGTCTCAGAGAACAGTTGCAATCCTGTTTTAGGATTAACACCCCTGTTTAGCTGTAGGGTATTACGCGTGTATTGCCGTTGATAGTTGAACTTCTCGGTGAATATTTCTTTTTGATAATTGCTAGGACCTTGAAACAACTTTTTTCGCTGGTTGTAGTAGGGCTGCATCTCGGTAGTATAAATATCGAACTGCCCGTCATTGTCTACATCGGCAATATCGCTGCCCATGGCCGAAAAGCTAAAATGCTTAAAAATTTCTCCAGCACGATTGGTAAAAGTGCCATCTTGGTTATTAATATAAATCAGGTCATTACTAAGAAAATCATTGGCCACATAAACGTCTAACCATCCATCCTCATTAAAATCGTTAATCAACGTACTATGGCTGTACCCATGAAAGTTGATTCCTGCTTTATCGGAAACTTCCTGAAACACTGGATGTGGATCATCTGTATTTGTATTGTTTTCATAAAGGCGGTCCCTGCTGACGGATGTACCGTCATCTACTAAAGGATTGAATTCATTTGGATCGATACCTTCAATGCAATTGACCCCGATCCACAGATCAAGGTCCCCGTCCTTGTCATAATCAAAAAACTGTGCATGGGAAGAGTAGGTGTCGTCATCGATACCGTAATCAGCCGCCATCTCTATAAAGGTAGGTATACCCGCATCGGTATTGCCCTGATTGATGTAGAGCAGGTTTTTTCGTAGTCGTTCTTGTTCCCGGAAAGTATTGCAGACGTAAATATCCATTTTGCCGTCTGCATTGATATCAAGTATAGTGACACCACTAGACCACTGCAACGAATCGGTCTTGCTTATTTTGGCGGCAGCGGTAATGTCTTTGAATTTAAGCTGACCATTATTCAAGTATAATTTATTATCCACTTGATTGCCCGAAAAAAATATATCGTCCAGTCCGTCTCCATTAAGGTCGCCTAGGGCGATACCTGCCCCGTTGTAGACAAATTCGTTGTCGATGATATTAATGGAATCGTCTTCAACAATTTGGTTATTGAACCAAATACCGGAATCTTTTGCATCTATATTAGAAAAAAGCTTTTTTCCTTGATTTAAATCTTTGTTCGTACACGAAAAAATTGCAAAAACAATCAAAAAAAATACTTTCTTCATAAGGCTAAAATAACTGAAATTAAAAGTACTTTAAAAAAAACCACCCTACAGCAAATAGATG
Protein-coding regions in this window:
- a CDS encoding FG-GAP repeat domain-containing protein, which translates into the protein MNITKSVLGCMLLGVLEACTPSKEERAAELYTVHCASCHIAPRIDDLPKHLWESSVLPEMAARMGIKDSAYNPYEGFSFREQEAMMKTGIYTRQPTLSKEDWLVLRDYILTMAPESLETSTGEKIKKGVSQFRPVPINIDSTKGTLITFLAVDSTEHSISLGDLAGNKLKYLADENKVKPVGNFSTAITAYSERREEVFITTVGNLNPSEIANGRISRMINGEIEQIATNLHRPVYTEISDLNGDGVMELLVSEFGNLTGRLSLWSRKKRLSYEEEVLLNQPGVIRTKIRDMNSDDKADIMVMTTQGSEGITILYQMNDMEFRAEQVLRFSPIYGSSWFELVDYNGDGFDDIITVNGDNADNTYIQKPYHGLRVYLNDGRNIFEERYFYPLNGATRVVANDFDQDGDIDFGVVASFPDYEQCPECSFVYLENTDSKNFVFKSHTLETSDLGRWLLLASGDIDNDGDEDMVLSSFTYSFTPVPESLLSKWQNSNTDILILENNLLR
- a CDS encoding VCBS repeat-containing protein; its protein translation is MKKVFFLIVFAIFSCTNKDLNQGKKLFSNIDAKDSGIWFNNQIVEDDSINIIDNEFVYNGAGIALGDLNGDGLDDIFFSGNQVDNKLYLNNGQLKFKDITAAAKISKTDSLQWSSGVTILDINADGKMDIYVCNTFREQERLRKNLLYINQGNTDAGIPTFIEMAADYGIDDDTYSSHAQFFDYDKDGDLDLWIGVNCIEGIDPNEFNPLVDDGTSVSRDRLYENNTNTDDPHPVFQEVSDKAGINFHGYSHSTLINDFNEDGWLDVYVANDFLSNDLIYINNQDGTFTNRAGEIFKHFSFSAMGSDIADVDNDGQFDIYTTEMQPYYNQRKKLFQGPSNYQKEIFTEKFNYQRQYTRNTLQLNRGVNPKTGLQLFSETGMFSGIQETDWSWAPLFGDYDNDGWQDLLITNGFPKDVTDRDFGDFKVTMSRFVNKEQLIAAIPEIKVPNFIFKNNGGLNFEDATKNWGLDFGTYSNGAAYGDLDNDGDLDLVVNNINDPALLLENKSEILNTENHYLRIKLRGEQPNSAAIGALVVVHTADGPQQKSVLSGRGYLSQPELTLHFGLGDVSVVDSIHVRWPNGRIQKMQNIGVDKILKISYKLESTNLPTFERPSINPLFAEISDSLNLKHFADEKDFIDFNFQRTLPHKFSQYGPSLAVGDINNDGLDDMFVSGSSGFSEKWFLQKPDGSFIQRPVSYKSKMTSEDTATLLFDADGDEDLDLYIARGGGQFPIADGRYQDVLYKNDGKGNFSETENALPVMKSNSSVIKAADYDRDGDLDLFVGSRVLPFSYPLADRSYILRNDSEKGSPLFTEVTMEVTQNLLSPGLLCDALWTDFNNDSWPDLILAGELMPLRFFKNVNGKLTEITAKTGLEKNSGWWNSLFSIDVDNDGDMDYVAGNVGRNINFKGDTDQPIRVYGKDLDQNGTIDPMMSYYLRDSIGVKKEYLYHPWQDVTAQYVGIRKRFNSFGEFGSATLPEMFPDGLLDGAAVFELNYMQTVWVENLGNDQFIMHSLPFETQLAPVYGIIATNIDDDEFTDLLMVGNDFGMETQQGRADAFMGLTLRNNGQGGFEALSLGESHFYVPGDGKALVSLNYQNNELLLVASQNNDSLRVFKNTQKPTMRLISLEANEVSAKIEFADGSTQKREYYRGSSFLSQSSRTLEINGAIKRVTFYSHKGELTREVNF